Within Eggerthella sp. YY7918, the genomic segment TGCTCACTGTGCTTTTTGAAACCCCGCTCGAAGGCGAGGCGAAAGAACGCGCGCAGGAGGAACTAGCCCTCATTTTCAAGGCGAAATGCGGTTGCACCCCCGACGCCATCGGCGTCCCCATGGGTGAACTTCCGCGTTCGGAAAAGAAGACGAAGCGCATCTTCGACAGCCGCTACTAGGAGTAAAAGGTTCCGCTGGCTTACAGCTGGCGGAACCTTTTTAGGGTTGCTTGGCCCCGAATCGGAGGCTGTGGCAAAGTTCGCTTTCCCTCTGTCTTAATAAAAGCTGATGTGAGATTAGCGATCTGGGGTTTTGCTGAGAACCCAAGAAGAGTTTGTTCGCAAGGGGTGTGAAAATTGCCACAGCCCTTGTTTTGAGGCCAAGCGAGCGCATTTTGGTTCGAAGAAACATTTTTTTCGCAGAAAAACTGCTCTACTGTGGTAAAGTGATCGGCGTGAAAAATCTTGAGGAACAGAACGTCTTTGTCTTTGCCGCCGATCCGGTGGCCATTTCCTATTATTCCTATCGATACCTGTAGCACATGGGTTTGCCCGTGGTGCTTGCGCGCTATTCGCGTGGTCTCCACAACCGGCAAAGTCATGTGCGCCCTTTGTGTCTCTCGCAGGTCTCGCAAAGTCAGTGAAACGCTTTGCGGTGCGTGAGATTGGCCTGTTGTGCGGCTGAACGTGCTTTTGCACGTGAAGGTAAGCACAAAAAGGCCAAGATCATGTGCCCCAAAGCGTTGCAACGTCGAGTTCTTCCGTCGTTCGGAAGAACGACGGAAAGGTTAATCATGATCGAAAAAATATGTATGGTGCTCATCTTCGTCGGCGTGGCGGTGGGTGTTGGCATCTACTGCCGACGACACACCGGCACCGTTGACGGCTTCATCCTAGGCGGGCGCAACGTCGGCCCATGGCTTTCGGCGTTCGCGTTCGGGACCAGCTACTTCTCGGCGGTCATCTTCGTAGGGTATGCCGGGCAGTTTGGCTGGAAGTACGGCATTGCGGCCACGTGGATTGGCATCGGCAACGCCATCCTTGGCAGCTTGCTGGCCTGGTGGGTGCTCGGGCCGCGCACGCGCGAGATGACGCACCGCCTGGGCGCGTCCACGATGCCCGAGTTCTTCGGCGCGCGTTTCCAGTCGAAGGGTTTGCGCATCGCGGCCGCGGCCATCATCTTTGTGTTCCTCATCCCATACACGGCCAGCGTCTACAATGGCTTGTCGCGACTGTTCGGCATGGCGTTCGGGCTGCCGTACGAGTGGTGTGTCATCGGCATGGCGGTCATCACCTGCATCTACGTGGTGTTGGGCGGTTACATGGCCACCGTCATGAACGACTTCATCCAGGGCATCGTTATGCTGCTGGGCATCGTGGCTGTCATCGTGGCGGTGCTCGTGAACAACGGCGGCTTCACCGAGGCCATCACCACGCTGTCGCTCATCCCGGCCGAAGGCTCCGAAATGGCTGGCCCCTTCGTGAGCTTCTTCGGCCCGAACCTACCCGACCTCATCGGCGTTATCATCCTCACCAGCCTGGGCACCTGGGGTCTGCCGCAGATGGTGCAGAAGTTCTACGCCATCAAGAGCGGCCCGGCCATCAAGCAGGGCGCCATCATCTCCACCGTGTTCGCGCTGATCGTGGCCGGCGGCAGTTACTTCCTCGGTGGCTTCGGGCGGCTTTACGGCGGCCAGGTGGAAATGACCGCGGCCGGCACGCCCGTGTACGACTCCATCA encodes:
- a CDS encoding sodium:solute symporter gives rise to the protein MIEKICMVLIFVGVAVGVGIYCRRHTGTVDGFILGGRNVGPWLSAFAFGTSYFSAVIFVGYAGQFGWKYGIAATWIGIGNAILGSLLAWWVLGPRTREMTHRLGASTMPEFFGARFQSKGLRIAAAAIIFVFLIPYTASVYNGLSRLFGMAFGLPYEWCVIGMAVITCIYVVLGGYMATVMNDFIQGIVMLLGIVAVIVAVLVNNGGFTEAITTLSLIPAEGSEMAGPFVSFFGPNLPDLIGVIILTSLGTWGLPQMVQKFYAIKSGPAIKQGAIISTVFALIVAGGSYFLGGFGRLYGGQVEMTAAGTPVYDSIIPTMLSTLPDLLIGIVIVLVLSASMSTLSSLVLTSSSTLTLDLIKDNLVKDMSEKKQLSYMRVLLVVFIVISAVLALVQYNSSITFIAQLMSISWGALAGSFLGPFFWGLFSRRISRPAVWASFIVGVGLTTGNMIAGFVGTPFIASPINCGAIAMVLSLIIVPLVSLVTKRVEFEVDPPHVEGAIDREYEQELAGE